From the genome of Pseudopipra pipra isolate bDixPip1 chromosome 13, bDixPip1.hap1, whole genome shotgun sequence:
ATGGAGAAACATCTCCCAGTCTGGGAacccagcaggcacagctgggagtCTGTAAGATGGAAATCTTGGCAAGCACAGCAGGGAACCCAGGGTATCCTTggggaccccaaaacccagcTGCTCCAAGAGCTGGTGTCTTCTGTGCACTCATGGATTTATGCAGAAGTAACTGGCTATTGCCCAAAATGAGCCCCTCTCTCTCCAAGAGCTCCCCCTACACACTCCTTCAGACCCCCTGGGAACTCCAGGCTGGCCCCAGGCTCCACATGGATCATATCCAAAGAGAGACTTTGTCCGTCATCAACAGACCTCACTCCTGGGGGAGTTTATTGAGCTGTGCCATGATACTTCCAATGAAATTTATATAAGTgctaaaaaatataaataatactAAAAAATACTACTAATAATTCTGTAGATACACAATTGCCTTACTAGTCACTAATGTATTTACCTCGCTAATAGTAACTTGTAACAAAGAAATTCATGGAAGCAAAGCCGCCACATCCTTGTCTTGCAGAATCCCACAACACCCACCCATCACATCCCTTACACCCCCTGGGTGGGTTGACCCTCACAGGCTGTGACAGTGACTGCTCCATCCCTTAGACAAAGTGCCACAAGCCCTCTCCTGCCTCATGAGCCGGAAAAATCCGAGCTGCCAGGAAACGAGGCAGGTCCGAGCCTTCCTCTGTCAAACAGTAAcctggggagaggctgaggcaggacatgggcactggggtggggagggagggtgCAGCACACACGGGAATGGTGGGCACTGGCTGgagctctggagcagggaggccTCCCAGGAACACTCTGGGTCCGCACTGCAGGTGGCCACAGGAAGGACTCCAGTGGCCATAGGAAGGGTTCTGGTGACCTTACACCCCTTCTTTTGTTTGCCCAGGGAGACACCTGGGGAGCCTTTCCCCTGATGCTGGAGAAGATCCAAACGCCATGGCATGAGATCAAGGTGGAGGGAGGATTTGCAGGGCAGTGTGGAGGAACAGCCAGCACCTCCCTGTCCTGGTTcactgccattttttttctttaatgtgaCAGGACCACACATATTTCTACCTTAAACACTTGGGGAGGGCTGTGACTGGTTCCCAGGGCACCTTGAACCCCTTCCACATCAGAGTTCAACCCCAGGGACCTtcctgggggtgcaggggagcAAGTACAGACCGCTCAGGTGTGCTCTCACATtacctggcacagcagggacaagaTCAGACAGAGAGACACGTGAACCTGAGCACATATGACAACAGATGTTTCAGGAGCGCTTCTAGGAAGGAAATCCTGAGGGAATGAGGTCCCAGAGCAGAAGGAGCACCTTCAAAGCCATCCAGGGACACTGGTCCaacaggaagaagaagaggggGCAGAACAGCCTCTCACCAAGCACCTTACAGCTGAGAAATGCAGCAAAGTGGCTGTGGGGACACTTGTCTGGCATTGCTGAGGGGCTCCCTGTACCAGCCTGAGGAACAGCAGGGAAATGTCTGAGGATCAGTCCCAAAACAACTGGTGGCAGCAGCATCCCATGGAGGTGCACAGAAATGGCTCCAGAACTACTGGAGAAACCCAAAGGATCAGGAACCACAGTTAAAACACATCTCAGACTTGTGTTCATCCACCACATATGGTggatgtatttatttaataaataaagtaCTTATTTACTTCGTCATGTTTGGAAACGCTCAGCCAGGTGAGGCACAGGAACCTTGTTCACTCCCAATCCATCACTGCCTGTTCTTCGGAGATTGTATGGACAGTTTAATTCTGACAACAACCCTCTGgcctgctgagctgggcccTGCACTAAAAGACCTGTTCAAGGCAGTGTTTAAGTCCAAGAGCTCAGCACCTTCACTACACCTGCAGCTGCAAAGGCATCTCTGCCTTTGCAAAACCAATTCCCTCTTATTCTTCCCAGCTGGATTTGGCTAAACATTCCTTGTGTGATCTGCATAGAAACTCTGCTCACAGCAGGCCCAGCCAGGACACGGTGCTGTCACAAGGGACCTTCATCCAAACTAAAGACACCCCACAAACAGGAAAGTGAGCAGGAACTTCAGAGCCGTTTGCTTTCATAGCCATAAACACTAATAAATAACCAAAAACCAGAAGAGGACAACCAAAATAATCCTGCTGGGTATTCTGCTCAGCACCAGCCGTGTCAGAGCCACCATTTTCAAGTGCTGAGTTCACCTTTAAACCACATTACCTGTGTTTACATCATTTACAAATTATCTAAGCAAAAATAATATAAGCAATAAGCAGTAAGCTAAGAGACCCAGGTTTGGCAAAACTGAGCTGAGAAGGCAACAGCGTCACTTTCTGACACTAACAAACTTGGGTTTAGAAACACCTCTACCTTAATGAATCCTACAGATTGCTCTTACATAATACACGGAGAAAAAAGGTATATATAGTGTGGTGAAAACCAGCAAGGGCAGACACCCCTGCAGTAAACCAGACCCAAACTCAAGCCATCCAgtcaataaataatttaatggaGTTACAGTTCGGCAATAAACATGACAATGGCACCTTccagggccccagccccgccctGTGGGCACGAGAGGACACCCATGCTGCCAACCCACGAGCCACAGTGCCCTGAAGGCCACTGGAATGCACAGATCTTCACAGAAGATATTCCTGCAGGCCCAGGCACACGTACACCTCCAGGTGGGAAACATGCAGCTCCTGCCACGGGCTCCCGGCTATCCCAGCCAGCTCATGCTCCAGGGACCATGCATTTGGGGGGGAGCCCAGCCCACAGGTACCAAACACCACGACATGGGGATGGTGGGATGAAGAGGGAGGcggcagcacagctctgctgccagccctgaggGTGACTGTGGTGAGATGAAGGCAGCTGTCAGAATGGGAGGCGCTTCAACTGCTCGTATGTGATAAAAAACTGAAGGGAACGTCAAGGAATTAGGACAGAGACGTGTGAGGCAGCTGCCTGGCACGGTGGGCAGAGCATCAGCACAGCTGGTGGAGACCCACATAGGGAGCTCCTTGCCCAGGCAGCACAAACTGATGTGCACAGGTAGAACAGAGCTGGGGGACAGGGGCTGCAAGGACAGGGGACAGACTGACCCAGAGCAAACTGGCCCAGCCTTGCCCAGACCACTGAGAGGAGGAAGTGGCTCCAAGCCCAGACTGGGAGTTCTTTACAGTAAATTCCCCACCCAGTTTCAGAGGGTAGAAGGGTCTGGGTCAGCACACGGGTGCTGCTGGTCCTGCACAGCGGGTCAGCACCTGCCTCAGAGCACCAGAATGCTCCCCAGGATTCCCTCCCAAACAGGAGTTGATCCAGGAACTGCAGCACCTCCCACAGCCCAGGCCAGAGAGAAGGTCTCAGCCAAGTCCTCAGAGCACTGGCTCTACAGAAACCAGCAGAGGTGCCCAGCAGGGTCACCAGTGCACCGCACTGGAGTGTCAGCCttgctctgcccttcccagctcGGTTCTCCCCTTGTCCCCCATccacctcccagcagcacacagaaGGATACAATGATGTTCCAGGGACCCAGCCGAAGCCAGTTGGGCCAAAAGCCTTTGTAGAGTGCAAAGAAGCCTTCACTCTTCCATGTCTGGGAGGAGAAGACAGAGGTGAATTAGGAGCCAGGCCAGGCCCACACTCTGCCCACATCCCCAGTGCCACGTGTGACACActgtccctccccagcagctgcagggagcagatAGGCCCGTGCAGGTGCAGCGTGTGGAGCATCACTTGCAGTCTCTGAACCTGATTAACTGCATCACAGCCTAAATTTTGTCCCAGAAGGCTGGGGGGATGTTCAGGCTGACAGTGACAACCTGAGGAAGTGAGTCTGGGCCCTTCCCTGTCTGTCTGACACACTCGCTGAGGACACGTTCTGTGGCTGTAGGATCTCACTGTTCCCATCAGTGTGGTGCTGGGACCCAGCCAGCCTCCCAGGACAGGCATGTGCCCACCTCTCCCCCCCCTTACCTTCACGAGGCCATCCAGAGTGCCCTTGTAGAGCTCCGTGCTGCCCACGATTGCCCGCTGGTTCATCATGCGCGTCCGCACCACGTCCACGGGGTTGGAGGCGATGGCCCCCGCCAGTCCACACGTGAAGCTGGAACTACACCCCCCAAATCAGGACAGGGACAGCCCTGAACATGGCCACTCCCGCTCAGGCAGGCACAAAGTACCTTCCACCGGATTTTATGAAAGGCATTTAGCAGCAAACAGGAGCTGCACCACCTGCCTGGTTCATACCAGGGCCAGACGTCGGGCAACAGCATTTCTGGCCATCAGCCAGCTGAAACCAAGCTGACATTCCATGTCACCAAAGGATTTCTGCCAGGTCCTTCCCCAGGGGGGTCTGTCTGGGGATGTGGGactggtttagtggtggccttggcagtgctgggggaacgaCTGGTCTTTAAAGTCTTACCCAGCCTTTATGATTTTGCACTTGCTGCCCACTCTGAGTTGCTCCAGCCAACAGAGCAGATCCTTCAGAAGAACCGAGCctgttccctgcagccccagagcacTCGCTCCATGAGCAAATCCCTCCAGATCCcacctggctgctctgctccacacACCCCTCCAAGCCTGCAGAGAGCAGTAGATACTCACACAAAGTGGGCGAAGATGGTGTCACCCATGAGGCCCGACAGGATTAAATGCTTCTTGGTGATGTCGTAGACTGGCAGCTCCACCCCCACCACGATGGCAGCTCGCTGGGCCGTGGGGACAACACCCTGTGGGGCAAGAACACCGTCAcaagctgctcccagggccTTTTCCTGACAGTCTTCCCCGtgtcctccctgcagctcttcaGGCAGACCAACTTTGCTCTAAAGCCAAGGAAGATCCCTCCACCCTGGCAGTATTATTACAGTTGCATTAACTGCACGCTGCTTCCGTCCTCCCAGCACACAGGAACCAGGCTGTCACCCCCTCGCCTTCCCCACAAGTTCCAGGAAAGATTCTGTCCCACAAGAGCGGCAGTTTAAggagctggaaggggctccaggtGCTCCCTGCTAAGAGAGCACCCGCTTCCATAAGGCTTTTGttagctgtgctgctggtgggggatTCTGGGAGCTGGTGCTCACCCTCCAGAGGCCTCGGGTACCTTCCTGCTGGTAGATGTCAATGAAGCTGCCGATCATCCCGCCCTGGAACAAGCTGCCCTGAGCCTGCATTCGGATCTGGAAGGAAGGGCAGAGTCAGCGGGTGGACACCAGCACCTGTCCTGACATCAGCACCTGccccagagggcagggacaccgGGGACACCAGCTCCATGGAACTCCTGGGAGCAGGAACACAGAGCAGCTCACAGCTGACACTGCTCTCCACGTCTCTCTCCCTGCAAACCATGCAGTCAATGATGGCAGCAGGcaaggagcagagagagcagaggggtgggagcacagggacaTGAAGGATGAGGCCTTCCTGCCCTGGAAACAGCCTAAGAAGGTGGATCTACACAGGGAGAAGCATAGGGAAGTTCTCCAGGCTCtctcagcccagagcagggctaCCCTGACTCCAGGGCATCAGGCAGTCCCCACTGGGCTCTGCTCACTCCACGTAacaggcagtgccagcacagtgaccaaggggagagcagcagggcaggtgTGAGGAACATCTGGCTGCCACCTGCTCACCTTGCCCAGGTCAGATAAGGCAGCATCCATCCTTCACCAGAGCAAATTTCATGACCtttgttgcccagagaagctgtggctgccccatccctgaagtgtccaaggccaggttggacagggcttggagcaacctgggacagtggaaggtgtccctgcccacatcaGAGAAGTGggacaagatgagctttaaagtcccttccaacccaaatccttctgggattctgtgatctttaaGAGCTGTGCTTTTTGCTGTTAATTGCTCTGGGCTTCGGTCTCCATTTATTAGAAAAGCCCAAATTAGCAGAACTGGTGGCTCAGGGAGCACTGAGCTGCACCTCCCACAGGTCCCACAGCCAGCCAAGTGCTGGCCAGGAGCTGCCCTTACCTTCAGCACATCTGTGGGATTGGCCAGCGCAGAGGAGATGACCCCCGAGACCACCCCACAGATCACATTGATGAGCAACGTTTCATCTGCAAGCAAGGGAAGAAGGTCAGACCCTACAGACCTCACAGGAAGGGGCACAGGTGGGATGGAACaagggctgggaagagcagagcagctcagctctcaAATCTCACAGtgaagctgcaggagcaggggctgggcaggtaCCACAGCTCGTGGCAGGTCTGTCCCCACACCTGCCAGGGACAGGAGGTGGCAGCTGGGACACTCGGCAACTCACTCTTTCAGAGGGGCAGGTCTGACTGATGAGAAGGAAAATCACGGGACACGTGAAAATTGTGAACAATTATCTGAGATTTCAGTGTCCAGTGATGTATTTCTCATGATAGGGAcaagccaggacagagggagaCAGAGAGGGACAACCCAGCACTTCTCAAGGCCACCTGATACCAAATGGTTTTGGCTCCAGTGAGACCATGCAGCCAC
Proteins encoded in this window:
- the SLC25A14 gene encoding brain mitochondrial carrier protein 1, producing the protein MSALNWKPFVYGGLASIVAEFGTFPVDLTKTRLQVQGQSTDARFREVRYRGMFHALFRICREEGGRALYSGIAPALLRQASYGTIKIGIYQSLKRLFVDRMEDETLLINVICGVVSGVISSALANPTDVLKIRMQAQGSLFQGGMIGSFIDIYQQEGTRGLWRGVVPTAQRAAIVVGVELPVYDITKKHLILSGLMGDTIFAHFVSSFTCGLAGAIASNPVDVVRTRMMNQRAIVGSTELYKGTLDGLVKTWKSEGFFALYKGFWPNWLRLGPWNIIFFITYEQLKRLPF